One Gemmatimonas sp. DNA segment encodes these proteins:
- a CDS encoding dienelactone hydrolase family protein, which yields MTSRAMVLAGVPLLIAAPVLSSDQTRPAVLWMHGFRADALAHAAELERCAALGFVAVGVDAVDHGARSSAALTERLQHSADGALPVMLDVMEATVRELPTLIDALVAECGVDRERVSLVGISMGAFLAYRAVSAGVPLRAVVALLGSPEWTRDTSAHHVLSAFRDVALLSITAEHDASVPPHAVFRLHDAIAADSAHVAPQRHHTMRGAGHLTTAAQWAEAMHETMAWLERHGG from the coding sequence GTGACATCGCGGGCGATGGTGCTGGCCGGCGTACCGCTGCTGATCGCGGCGCCGGTGCTGTCGTCAGACCAGACGCGTCCCGCGGTGCTCTGGATGCACGGTTTCCGTGCCGATGCTTTGGCTCACGCGGCGGAACTCGAACGCTGCGCGGCTCTCGGCTTTGTCGCCGTCGGCGTCGATGCGGTCGATCATGGGGCCCGCTCAAGTGCCGCGCTGACCGAACGGCTTCAGCACTCGGCGGATGGCGCGCTGCCGGTGATGCTTGACGTGATGGAAGCAACGGTGCGCGAACTGCCTACGTTGATCGACGCGTTGGTGGCCGAGTGCGGCGTCGACCGAGAGCGGGTCTCACTGGTGGGGATCTCGATGGGCGCGTTCCTCGCCTATCGCGCGGTATCAGCTGGCGTGCCGCTGCGTGCGGTGGTCGCGCTGCTCGGCTCTCCGGAATGGACCCGCGACACCAGCGCGCATCACGTGCTGTCCGCCTTCCGCGACGTCGCGCTGCTCAGCATCACCGCCGAACACGACGCGAGTGTGCCACCGCACGCGGTGTTTCGCCTGCACGACGCGATTGCTGCGGATTCGGCGCACGTCGCCCCGCAGCGTCATCACACGATGCGAGGCGCCGGGCATTTGACCACCGCCGCGCAGTGGGCCGAAGCAATGCACGAAACGATGGCGTGGCTGGAGCGACACGGCGGGTGA
- a CDS encoding DUF6174 domain-containing protein: MRLAVALLGLLLLAGGCSDPTGPEEARLTAAQRRWESTRPTSNSYTMQQRVLCFCVTGSTTFQVTVTAGSVTRAVNVTTGESLSVTLLTIFRTVDQLFAQARQGLTRAGVVQSMAFDAALGYPTTLSLDPVRDAIDDEVTYITSSVTPISP, translated from the coding sequence ATGCGGTTGGCCGTTGCGCTCCTCGGGCTCCTACTGCTGGCTGGCGGCTGCAGCGATCCCACCGGTCCCGAGGAAGCGCGGCTGACGGCCGCGCAGCGACGGTGGGAAAGCACGCGCCCGACATCGAACAGCTATACGATGCAGCAGCGCGTGCTGTGCTTCTGCGTCACCGGCTCGACCACGTTTCAGGTCACGGTTACGGCGGGATCGGTCACGCGCGCCGTGAACGTGACCACGGGAGAATCGCTGTCGGTGACCTTGCTGACGATCTTTCGCACCGTTGATCAGCTGTTCGCGCAGGCGCGCCAGGGGCTCACGCGCGCAGGCGTGGTTCAGTCGATGGCATTCGATGCCGCCTTGGGTTATCCCACCACGTTGAGTCTCGATCCCGTCCGCGACGCGATCGACGATGAGGTCACGTACATCACCTCGAGTGTAACGCCGATCTCGCCGTGA
- a CDS encoding endonuclease/exonuclease/phosphatase family protein — MRLTLSTLGSRFGHRLVGVGAMAALAACGAGGGTRTGAIPGPAAAQVPIELDGRVDDWAGVPMLSQAAQPDGPLHAAWATDDAKWLYLSFSVRDTVSNSAMPGTLHVLIDADDNTQTGGSVFDAAGGLTGVELSLDMSRTDKPQGNGIGAGAALRTVGAAALDAYRSAYELDVVALPTWSATRFELRIARGGAFDGFGRLGRAVRVRLVFEATSGAVSALPAARYVFATPLDTRPRANLVSAIPTKAAGSVRVVQWNVSEGSFRSPTNHAKLLAAVAPDIILLDEAYAETSDSTLADFFARPELAALGHWRFVYSRTGGRQHTVVATRDRDIRQAASMVRVEYPSGVLDSVRATAPSAAQHLFDTEAKAQLSSTGAWITVGGIETLFVPLDLQSGGFFGNPQDQLRVLQSRAIRAHVQRELASGATQGAILGATRGATRSALVIAGDFNAIGSYESIYTLQQGLDVDGSDLTLSDSWRLGERTLVSWTDPKVGQFLPGRLDLTLYSDAAFERTGGFAFSSVDLTSAFAASLGIARETSAGTADHLIMVTDLRARR; from the coding sequence ATGCGCCTCACGCTTTCAACTCTCGGTTCGCGCTTTGGCCACCGCCTCGTTGGGGTCGGTGCGATGGCCGCCCTTGCCGCCTGTGGCGCAGGAGGCGGGACGCGCACGGGCGCCATCCCTGGCCCCGCCGCCGCGCAAGTCCCGATCGAACTGGACGGGCGCGTTGACGACTGGGCCGGTGTTCCAATGCTGTCGCAAGCCGCGCAACCGGACGGACCACTGCACGCGGCGTGGGCGACCGACGACGCCAAGTGGTTGTACCTGTCGTTCTCCGTGCGCGACACGGTGAGCAACTCCGCCATGCCGGGTACGCTGCATGTGCTCATCGACGCCGACGATAACACACAGACCGGCGGAAGCGTGTTCGATGCCGCGGGCGGTCTCACCGGCGTCGAGCTGTCGCTCGACATGTCACGTACCGACAAGCCGCAGGGCAATGGGATCGGCGCCGGCGCCGCGCTGCGTACAGTTGGCGCCGCTGCACTCGACGCATACCGTAGCGCGTACGAGCTCGATGTGGTCGCGCTGCCCACGTGGAGCGCCACTCGCTTCGAGCTTCGGATCGCCCGCGGCGGCGCGTTCGATGGATTTGGTCGGTTAGGGCGCGCGGTGCGTGTCCGCCTGGTGTTCGAAGCGACGAGTGGTGCCGTCTCAGCGCTTCCCGCCGCGCGGTATGTATTCGCCACGCCGCTCGACACCCGACCGCGGGCAAACCTCGTGTCGGCGATCCCGACGAAAGCCGCGGGCTCGGTGCGCGTGGTGCAGTGGAATGTGTCGGAGGGTTCGTTCCGCTCGCCGACCAATCACGCCAAGCTGTTAGCGGCGGTGGCACCCGATATCATTTTGCTGGACGAAGCGTACGCCGAGACGTCCGACTCCACCTTGGCGGACTTCTTCGCGCGCCCTGAACTGGCCGCACTGGGCCACTGGCGCTTCGTGTACTCGCGCACGGGCGGTCGACAGCACACCGTGGTTGCCACGCGCGATCGCGACATCCGTCAGGCGGCATCGATGGTGCGCGTGGAGTATCCATCCGGCGTGCTCGACAGCGTGCGCGCCACTGCACCGAGCGCCGCGCAGCATCTGTTCGACACCGAAGCGAAGGCCCAGCTGTCGAGTACGGGTGCATGGATCACGGTAGGCGGCATCGAGACGCTGTTCGTGCCACTCGACCTCCAAAGCGGCGGCTTCTTCGGCAATCCGCAGGATCAGTTGCGTGTACTGCAAAGCCGAGCGATCCGCGCGCACGTGCAGCGCGAGTTGGCGTCGGGTGCAACACAAGGTGCAATACTAGGTGCAACACGAGGTGCAACACGCAGCGCGTTGGTGATTGCCGGCGACTTCAATGCGATCGGCTCCTACGAGTCGATTTACACCCTCCAGCAGGGCCTCGATGTCGACGGGTCCGACCTGACGCTCAGTGATTCCTGGCGACTCGGCGAGCGCACGCTGGTGTCGTGGACAGACCCGAAGGTCGGTCAGTTCCTTCCTGGCCGTCTCGATCTCACCCTGTACTCCGACGCGGCGTTCGAACGCACGGGTGGCTTTGCGTTCTCGAGTGTCGATCTCACGTCCGCATTCGCCGCCTCACTCGGCATCGCGCGCGAGACGTCGGCCGGGACCGCTGATCACCTGATCATGGTCACCGACCTCCGCGCCAGGCGATAG